The following proteins come from a genomic window of Thermostichus vulcanus str. 'Rupite':
- a CDS encoding YihY/virulence factor BrkB family protein has translation MRLLDRLGQLRIPPSWLQRIPSWELVELTLRLAWDNAMRYRLFGLASEMAYSSMLALFPFILTILTAIGLFSGSPEETFQGLMARLSRFAPQEALGIVDRYVRDISFGQNRGLLSLSFLGTLWAASGALGAVMTALDLSHEIPQDRRRPFWKRKLISLVWMLATLGLTGLASLIFLFSASFFRFLAIQAGSLPEGVAGPTRLDPFREIWLNLWEVLTLPISLGLIIVSCWVLYRFGPSMRRRKMPILPGAIVASLLWVMVSGGLRFYVGHFGQFNQAYGTVGAVIVLLLWVWLTSLALLFGDQINIALFQARQLIQERIHKRQQE, from the coding sequence ATGCGGCTGCTTGATCGGCTGGGTCAATTGCGAATTCCACCCTCTTGGTTACAGCGGATCCCCAGTTGGGAGCTGGTGGAGCTGACGCTGCGCTTGGCGTGGGACAATGCAATGCGCTACCGGCTGTTTGGTCTGGCCTCTGAAATGGCCTACAGCTCGATGTTGGCCCTGTTTCCGTTTATTCTCACCATCCTGACTGCCATCGGGTTGTTTTCGGGATCCCCTGAAGAAACCTTTCAAGGGTTGATGGCCAGGTTAAGCCGGTTTGCGCCGCAGGAGGCACTGGGGATTGTGGATCGCTATGTGCGCGACATTAGCTTTGGGCAAAACCGGGGCTTGCTCTCCCTGAGCTTTTTGGGCACGCTCTGGGCAGCTTCTGGGGCGCTGGGGGCGGTGATGACAGCCTTGGATCTGAGTCATGAAATCCCGCAGGATAGGCGTCGTCCATTCTGGAAACGCAAGTTGATCTCCCTAGTGTGGATGCTGGCCACACTGGGATTGACGGGCTTAGCCAGTTTGATCTTCTTGTTCAGCGCCAGTTTTTTCCGCTTTTTGGCCATACAGGCGGGATCCCTGCCAGAAGGGGTGGCTGGCCCAACCCGGTTGGATCCCTTCCGAGAAATTTGGCTCAATCTCTGGGAAGTTCTCACGTTGCCGATTTCCCTGGGCTTGATCATTGTCTCCTGTTGGGTGCTCTACCGTTTTGGCCCCAGTATGCGGCGACGGAAAATGCCAATTTTGCCAGGAGCCATTGTCGCCAGCCTGTTGTGGGTGATGGTGTCGGGAGGGTTGCGGTTTTATGTGGGGCATTTTGGCCAGTTTAACCAAGCCTATGGCACCGTCGGAGCCGTGATCGTCCTACTGCTTTGGGTTTGGCTCACCTCCTTGGCCTTGCTATTCGGGGATCAGATCAATATTGCTCTTTTCCAAGCCCGACAATTGATCCAGGAACGGATCCATAAACGGCAGCAGGAATAA
- a CDS encoding L-threonylcarbamoyladenylate synthase, with amino-acid sequence MQTRQTEILSPSPEHLALAAEALRQGQLVAMPTETVYGLAGHGLDGAAVAQIFAVKERPHFNPLILHLAPGIPLETLQGWLLDLSEFTPTAWERLGSLVNTFWPGPLTLVLPKSTGVPDLVSSGLPTVALRVPAHPVAQALLQAVQLPLAAPSANRFGRISPTSAQAVYAELSGRIPYILDGGNCSVGLESTVLKLSPEGIPMLLRPGGIPVETLEAHLGVRIPLAADSAKAAVHFQARESPGQLRSHYAPNKPLLLLPARVSQLQPADWQPIQNQ; translated from the coding sequence ATGCAAACAAGGCAAACGGAGATCCTTTCCCCCAGCCCTGAGCACCTTGCCCTGGCGGCGGAAGCACTGCGTCAAGGACAGTTGGTGGCGATGCCCACCGAAACTGTGTATGGTCTGGCGGGTCATGGCTTGGATGGGGCCGCCGTTGCCCAGATTTTTGCGGTGAAAGAGCGGCCCCATTTCAATCCTTTGATTCTGCATCTCGCCCCTGGGATCCCTTTGGAAACATTACAGGGGTGGCTGCTGGATCTGTCGGAGTTTACTCCTACGGCTTGGGAACGGCTGGGATCCCTAGTAAACACCTTCTGGCCGGGGCCTTTGACGTTGGTTCTGCCGAAATCAACGGGAGTACCGGACTTGGTCAGCAGTGGATTGCCGACGGTGGCGCTGCGGGTGCCTGCTCATCCGGTGGCCCAGGCGCTGCTGCAAGCGGTGCAACTGCCGCTGGCGGCCCCCAGTGCCAATCGATTCGGTCGCATCAGCCCCACCTCTGCCCAGGCGGTGTATGCCGAGTTGTCGGGGCGGATCCCCTACATTCTGGATGGGGGCAACTGTTCAGTCGGGTTAGAATCAACGGTGCTCAAGCTCAGCCCAGAGGGGATCCCAATGCTGTTGCGACCGGGCGGGATCCCGGTGGAAACTTTGGAAGCCCATCTGGGTGTGCGGATCCCGTTAGCGGCTGACTCGGCCAAGGCTGCGGTCCACTTCCAGGCACGGGAATCCCCTGGACAACTGAGGAGCCACTATGCCCCCAACAAACCCTTATTGCTCTTGCCTGCACGGGTTTCACAACTTCAGCCTGCGGATTGGCAGCCGATCCAGAACCAGA
- a CDS encoding BCD family MFS transporter produces MTDTFQDPQVISSAASDEPQVQLPSPPPLPLHTMFRMGLFQMGLGMMSLLTLGVLNRVMIDTDLLAIPATVVGGSLAMYQFVSPARVWFGQLSDAKPLFGLHRTGYIRLGAVLFTICIFLAVQVVWGLGASFAATGWSWATYGWMGLTSLMFALYGLCVSACSTPFAALLVDVSDEENRSKLVGIVWSMLMVGIAGGAIGSAVLLRGLTPENLQSTINQLFLVIPAVVILLAWVATWGVEKRYSRYGSRSTLAGREDQITLGTAIKVLTANRQTLIFFSFLALMTMGLFIQQPVLEPYGGDVFGMTVAETTQLNAFWSLGILAGIVLTGFLIVPKLGKQRAARLGCLLVAGSFLLTILSGFTGNPLLLQLCMILFGLASGITTNGAISLMLDLTAAETAGTFIGAWGLSQAMSQALSTLIGGALLDVGRMLFPTSPVLTYATVFGVEAGVMLLAVYLLGQVSVAEFRENTRQVLTDVLALELDG; encoded by the coding sequence ATGACCGATACCTTCCAGGATCCACAGGTGATCTCATCTGCTGCTTCTGACGAGCCTCAGGTACAGTTGCCCTCTCCGCCCCCTTTGCCCCTGCACACCATGTTTCGGATGGGCCTGTTTCAAATGGGTCTGGGCATGATGTCTTTGCTCACCTTGGGGGTGTTGAACCGGGTCATGATCGACACTGATCTATTGGCCATTCCGGCAACGGTGGTGGGGGGATCCCTGGCCATGTATCAGTTTGTCTCTCCCGCTCGTGTTTGGTTTGGGCAACTGTCGGATGCCAAGCCACTGTTTGGGTTGCATCGCACCGGCTATATCCGCCTAGGGGCGGTATTGTTCACGATTTGCATCTTTCTGGCGGTACAGGTGGTTTGGGGATTGGGGGCTAGCTTTGCTGCAACAGGATGGTCTTGGGCCACCTACGGCTGGATGGGTCTGACCTCTTTGATGTTTGCCCTTTATGGCCTCTGTGTTAGCGCTTGCTCTACGCCCTTTGCGGCTCTACTGGTGGATGTGTCGGATGAAGAGAATCGCTCTAAGTTGGTGGGGATCGTCTGGTCTATGCTGATGGTGGGCATTGCCGGTGGCGCGATTGGCTCGGCAGTGTTGTTGCGCGGCCTCACCCCCGAGAATCTGCAAAGCACGATCAATCAGTTGTTTCTGGTGATCCCGGCAGTGGTGATCCTGCTGGCTTGGGTGGCCACTTGGGGGGTGGAAAAACGCTATTCCCGCTATGGATCCCGCTCCACTCTGGCTGGACGAGAAGATCAGATCACGCTGGGTACCGCCATCAAAGTACTGACCGCCAACCGGCAAACCCTGATTTTTTTTAGTTTCTTGGCCCTGATGACCATGGGCTTGTTCATTCAGCAGCCGGTGTTGGAACCCTATGGTGGTGATGTGTTTGGCATGACGGTGGCCGAAACCACCCAGTTGAATGCCTTCTGGAGCTTGGGTATTTTGGCCGGGATCGTGCTGACAGGGTTCTTAATTGTACCGAAGCTGGGCAAACAAAGGGCGGCCCGCCTCGGCTGCTTGTTGGTGGCGGGATCCTTTTTATTGACCATCTTGTCGGGGTTTACGGGCAATCCGCTGCTGCTGCAACTGTGCATGATCCTGTTTGGGCTGGCTTCCGGGATCACCACCAATGGCGCCATCAGCCTGATGCTGGATTTGACGGCAGCGGAAACGGCGGGTACTTTCATCGGTGCTTGGGGCCTTTCACAGGCGATGTCGCAGGCTCTTTCCACACTGATTGGGGGCGCTTTACTGGATGTGGGGCGGATGCTTTTTCCCACCTCGCCGGTGCTGACTTATGCCACCGTTTTTGGAGTCGAAGCAGGGGTGATGTTGCTGGCGGTGTATTTACTGGGGCAGGTGAGTGTGGCGGAGTTTCGGGAGAATACCCGCCAGGTGCTGACGGATGTGTTGGCGCTGGAGTTGGATGGCTGA